A region of the Leptospiraceae bacterium genome:
AGTCGTTTAAGTCTGTGCTAGTTGTGCTATACTTAGGCCAATCTCTTTCGAAACTTTGGGTAAATACTTTTCCTGAATTTTTGCCAGGGTATCTTTGTTTGAATGCAATTTGTGGATCATTTGGAGCATAATCAAGAGAATCCTCAACTCCGTCACCATCACTATCAACAACAGTTATTCCATTCAAATTCCCAGAACTTCCATCTAGAACTAAATCTCCAAATTGTAGAATGATTGTGATTGTTCCGTTTATTTCTTTCACAACTTGGATTGGATACCAAGAAGATGTATAGGTTCCTTTGTAAGCCTGAGCATACACAGTGATAGAATCTGAATTAATGGTAAGACCAACTGTTCCAGTTACATTTCCTTGTGTGTTGGTAATTCCTTGGAATAGAACATCACTATTAGTATCTTGTGAGGTATATATTTTTACAGTCACACCAGAGACAGCAACGTTATCCGAAGATTTTACATTCATATTCACGGGAATGGCATTATAGATGACCGATGTAAATGTACTACTAACTGAATTGTAATTGCTTGCGTTTACAGTTAAATTTGCAGTTCCCGATTTTCCACCGTAACTTGCAGTGATTGTAGTTGGTCCACCAGTCGATACTGCGGTTGCTTTTCCTTTATTAGGACTTAAGTTATCAACTGTTGCAACAGACGAATTAGAAGATGTCCAAGTTGCTACATCTGTCACATCTATCTGTGATCCGTTGCTAAAAGTCGCTAGTGCAGTATAGTATTTGATTGATTTATTGCTGTTCGTAGGTTCATCTGAGTATAGAGGCAAATAAGCATCTCTACCAATATAGATGGAACTAACTGTTAAACTATTTACAGTCAAAGTTTTACTTCCTGTTTTATTATCAAGAGTTGCAGAAATTGTAGTAGTTCCTGTTGCAACGGTAGTCGCAAGACCTGTGCTACCACCGATAGTCGCAATACTTGTAGAAGAAGAACTCCATGCAACTTCCGATGTAATATCTCTTGTAGTTCCATTGGAATAAGTTCCAATCGCAGTATATTGTTGTGTAAATCCTGTAGGTAAAGATATACCGTTAGGCGAAACACTAATCGAACTGAGTGTAATACTTGGATTTACAGTTAAGGTAGATGAATTACTTGTTATAGTTCCGCCACCAGTAGTTACTATGCCATTTACTCCACTTGGGATACTTGCTGTTATGCTACTAGTTCCAGCTGCAATGGCAGATGCTTGTCCATTAGAACCATCCGCATTACTAATAGTAGCCGCAGCCGTAGAAGAAGATGACCAAGTTACTAAAGAAGTAATGTCTTGTGTGGTTCCATCTGTAAAAGCTCCTATCGCAGTATATTGATTAGTCGCTCCAGCAGTAATGGTTGCATTTCCACCAATTGCTATGAAAGATAAAGTAGCTTGTGTTACAGTGAGTGTAGAGGAATTACTGGTAATTCCATTTAGAGAAGCTTGAATTGTACTAGATCCTTGTCCTGCACCAGTAGCAAGTCCTTCTGTTCCAGTTCCGTTACTAATTGCTACATTTCCTGTAGAAGAAGAATTCCAACTTACTAAAGAAGTAATATCTAATGTACTACCATCTGTATAAGTTCCAGTTGCGGTATATTGTTTTGTAGTTCCTTTTGCGATAGAAGAGCTTCCATTGATTTCAATCGATACAAGAGTAGCAGCGGTTACAGTTAAATTACCGGAGCCTGATTGTCCGCCAATGGTCGCCGTAATTGTAGCAGATCCCATGCCGATTGCTTGCGATGTTCCACCAGTCGTTGAAGAAGTATCTACTCCTGCAACAGCAGAATTGGAAGAAGACCAAACAGCAGAATTGGTAACATCAACTACAGAGCCATCCGAATAAGTAGCAGTTGCTGTGAATTGAGTAGTGGTTCCTTTTGCAATGGACTGAGGAGATGGACTTACTACAACTGAAGTAACAGTAGCTGCAGAGATAGTAACTGGTTTTGTTCCAGTTACACCTAAATAAGAAACTTGAACGATTGTTGATCCAATAGAAATAGAAGTGAGAACTCCTTTATTTCCAACACTATCATTGATAGCTGCATGAGTGGTATTAGTTAAACTCCAAGTGGCTTGTGTTGTAATATCAGAAGATGTTCCATTGGAAAATTGAGCACTTGCGGTATAACTAGTTGTATTTCCTGCACTGATAGAAGAGACCCCAGTTATTGTAATCGAAACAACCGTTGGACTAGTAACCGTTGTGCTCGTAGTTGTTGTTCCATTATTTGCAACACTTGGAAAATTTTCAGGGTTCGTAAGAGTGGCAGTAATTGTAACTGCTCCAGTAGAGCTTCCGCCTGTTGCTATTCCAGTTTGGCTATCAATAGAAATGCCAGATGAATTGTTAGAAGACCAAGTTACTAAAGCGGATATATCTTGTGTTGTACCATCTGAAAAAATACCTGTTGCGTAGTATTGAACCGTACCACCAGAAACTAAACTCGGCACTGCTGTGATCTGAATAGAACTAAGTGTGGCAGCAGTCACATTTAAATTAGCATTCCCGGATATAGAATTGTAATCTGCGCTAATCTGCGCTGGAGTTCCGACAGATGTAAGTCCTACACCTAAAAAATTACCCTTTGGGGAATCAACGACTGATACTTTATCGGTCTCAGAGTTAACAGTCCAATCACATTGGTTTGTAATATCTAGGGTTGTTCCATCCGAATAAATCCCTGTTGCTTTGTAGATTGCCTGTGTGCCTTTTGCAACAGATTGGTCTGCCGGGGAAACGGTAATATTGGTAAGAGAAGCACCTGTGGCACTCCTACTTACGTTAACCGATGAATCCCCTGTTGAACTTGTAAAGGGGATGTATTTTTTTTCTTTTTTTGAGCAAGCTCCTGCAAAAAGCAGGGCTGTGATCAGTACAGATAGTATTTTTCTCATAACACTCTTCTCCATAATTTCCTATTTCATCTGACGAAAAAAAAGGATTGATTCTTTCGCGAACACGGTATGCAAATTGCAAAATTTCGATATTCTTTTTTTAATATGTCTGAACTTTTTTGTAAATTCGGCTCCAACAAAAGAAAAACCCCTCTCCAAGGTTTGCACCTTGAAAAGGGGTCTTTTTTAATCACTTAATACTCCTGGCGTTTTCCATTGGTTTAAACCCCTTTCGTAAACGAGAGGGGTGGAATGGAAGTCGGGCAGAGGTTAGTGAAATTTACTTATTCTTACGGTTACTCCAAATTCTACCTGCGAGAATTGCTCCCACAAGGAGTGCGATGGCTGCTGCGACTCCTCTTGTTGTGCCACTCTTCGCTGACTTGGAAATATAAGCCATAAGTTTGTTACCACCATTGATCACTTCGTCTACGAAGGCTACATCCGCAGTTGTTGTGTATGAGGTTGGTAAATCACCTAAAACACAACCAGATGGAGTTCCAGCAGTATTTGAGCAGTAGTATTTTCCGCTGTCATTTCCGGCTGTTCCAGGATCATAGGTATCAGCACCTGCACAATCTAGACATAGGTTTTTGTTTGGTTTTGGTAGGATTTGATATGCGTTAGAGTTAACGATATTTGCTGCCTTATACCAATTTGTGTAGGTGTTACCGTTTGAATTAATCCAATCTAAATACTTAGGGTAAGCCGAATCAGTTGAACTGTTCAAGTTTTTGCCTTCTACTTGTGGTTTCCAAACTCCAGGAACGATTGTTCCCCAAGCGAACTTAATATTATCACTCTTATACTTATCTTTACCTACGCAAGCAGAATCAGCTTCAACGGGAGCGTGATAAGGACAATAAGTTGAGTCACCTGATGCCCAAACATAACCAGACCCAGCCACATGGATTTCTTTCGCAGAGCCAGATGTAGAGGGAGTTTGGAAGTATCTCAGGTATAAGTCATAGGGAGCATTTCCTACTTCATCTCTTGTTGCTGGAGAAGTTAGTTTGATACTAACACGACCTATATCACCTGGACGGAATGTCTTAAATGTGCTACTATAACCGCCAGTAGAGTGAGTAGATGGAGCCCCTGCATTATTGAGGAGTACATCTGTTGTCGCGTTACTGGATGTTTTTGGGATTAACACTAGATTATCTTTCAGTTGTGCTGCTGTTGGGTTAGTGATAGTAAGAGGATTATTAACAGTCAAAGCTGTATCAACTCCGCCACTAACTGTAGAAACTGTCCAACTAGATGGTCTTTGTGTTCCATCGTAACGATAGTAAGTTGCTTTGTATTCAGAAACTCCTAAACCAGGAAGTCTGAGTTGTAGCGTTTGACTTTCGTAGTCGTAACGCCCTCTGACTATGATCTGATAATTTCCACGTATCTCTACTATACCGCCTGTCGCATTGGTGTCTTCCTCATTATAGAACTGAACCGTATAGTCATTCAAGTCTCTGTTGGTAGGATTCGGCCAGTTATTCTCTATGTTAAGAGAATAAACCTTATCTCTCATACTTGGGAAACGAGTCTTAAATGCTTTAGTTGCATCACTTGGGTAAGCATCATTTGCATCTTCTACACCATCACCGTCAGTATCTGTGATTGGGAGAGCGTTTA
Encoded here:
- a CDS encoding Ig-like domain-containing protein, encoding MRKILSVLITALLFAGACSKKEKKYIPFTSSTGDSSVNVSRSATGASLTNITVSPADQSVAKGTQAIYKATGIYSDGTTLDITNQCDWTVNSETDKVSVVDSPKGNFLGVGLTSVGTPAQISADYNSISGNANLNVTAATLSSIQITAVPSLVSGGTVQYYATGIFSDGTTQDISALVTWSSNNSSGISIDSQTGIATGGSSTGAVTITATLTNPENFPSVANNGTTTTSTTVTSPTVVSITITGVSSISAGNTTSYTASAQFSNGTSSDITTQATWSLTNTTHAAINDSVGNKGVLTSISIGSTIVQVSYLGVTGTKPVTISAATVTSVVVSPSPQSIAKGTTTQFTATATYSDGSVVDVTNSAVWSSSNSAVAGVDTSSTTGGTSQAIGMGSATITATIGGQSGSGNLTVTAATLVSIEINGSSSIAKGTTKQYTATGTYTDGSTLDITSLVSWNSSSTGNVAISNGTGTEGLATGAGQGSSTIQASLNGITSNSSTLTVTQATLSFIAIGGNATITAGATNQYTAIGAFTDGTTQDITSLVTWSSSSTAAATISNADGSNGQASAIAAGTSSITASIPSGVNGIVTTGGGTITSNSSTLTVNPSITLSSISVSPNGISLPTGFTQQYTAIGTYSNGTTRDITSEVAWSSSSTSIATIGGSTGLATTVATGTTTISATLDNKTGSKTLTVNSLTVSSIYIGRDAYLPLYSDEPTNSNKSIKYYTALATFSNGSQIDVTDVATWTSSNSSVATVDNLSPNKGKATAVSTGGPTTITASYGGKSGTANLTVNASNYNSVSSTFTSVIYNAIPVNMNVKSSDNVAVSGVTVKIYTSQDTNSDVLFQGITNTQGNVTGTVGLTINSDSITVYAQAYKGTYTSSWYPIQVVKEINGTITIILQFGDLVLDGSSGNLNGITVVDSDGDGVEDSLDYAPNDPQIAFKQRYPGKNSGKVFTQSFERDWPKYSTTSTDLNDYVVQYYYEEYLNGSGKVTKILGNFEVVTAIWNTSHKAGLKLRLPSSANVSSFKSERYTYTNVAKDTVTNLTDLTASQLKDSLFIFPQRNLNTTAGCPSDVLCVSGVNGDAPFENPYYGNSGAAHGAFYPGDISRVTIQFGAPISRDELGSAPYDVFLFYSDGSYYPSPATKEIHRVGLGYLWSAADQIPSGAVSTGKTQADYIGKDKYLDEWAVFQWAILIPQVWKPGHETTVINNTSKTGYIKYANWVSTKGQQNADWFKDTTNMVPDKIYQIQPLPNKNLCLDCEVGTEAYDPSTLPTTYTATAEVAFIEQVVDEGGKLMAYISQSAESGSTRGIAAAIALLVGAILAGRIWRNNKKNKQ